From Pseudonocardia autotrophica, one genomic window encodes:
- a CDS encoding HAD-IA family hydrolase, with protein sequence MPEPRTLSGLIVDYGGVLDDLDGGPRLLDYVRRAADGGIRTALFSGAHAVPDDCAAAFGTVLLGAVRGARKPDPEAFAAAAAAIGLAPADCVVVDDIGACVRGAAAAGAVGVQHVSADATLAELEILLGVTAGP encoded by the coding sequence GTGCCCGAACCACGGACGCTGAGCGGCCTGATCGTCGACTACGGCGGTGTCCTCGATGACCTCGACGGCGGCCCGCGGCTGCTCGACTACGTCCGCCGGGCGGCCGACGGCGGGATCCGGACGGCCCTGTTCTCCGGCGCCCACGCGGTGCCGGACGACTGCGCCGCGGCGTTCGGCACGGTGCTGCTCGGCGCGGTGCGGGGGGCCCGCAAGCCCGACCCGGAGGCCTTCGCCGCGGCCGCCGCCGCGATCGGGCTGGCACCGGCCGACTGCGTGGTCGTCGACGACATTGGGGCCTGCGTGCGCGGAGCGGCGGCTGCCGGGGCGGTCGGGGTGCAGCACGTGAGCGCCGACGCGACCCTCGCCGAGCTGGAGATCCTGCTGGGGGTCACGGCCGGGCCGTGA
- a CDS encoding phosphoribosyltransferase family protein encodes MTAAAPSPLASLLDLLFPRTCGGCGAGPPGSGGWCPACAESTAGPWSVAVPGAGRVAVAGRYRGPLRRALLAYKERGRRDLAADLAGLLVSPVAVVLPASATRVPGGVRLVPAPSRPAAARARGGDHVLRLCRALEPRLAAAGLPAHTAPLLALARRAGDSVGLDAAARAANLAAALQPAGRGWRTVPPDPPGPGTPVVLVDDVVTTGSTLRACRRVLRGLGCEPVGSVLLADATTRGAVE; translated from the coding sequence ATGACCGCTGCGGCTCCGTCACCACTGGCATCGTTGCTCGATCTGCTGTTCCCGCGGACCTGCGGCGGCTGCGGCGCTGGTCCACCCGGCAGCGGCGGCTGGTGCCCGGCCTGCGCGGAGAGCACCGCGGGGCCGTGGTCGGTCGCGGTGCCGGGCGCCGGGCGGGTCGCGGTGGCCGGGCGCTACCGGGGGCCGCTGCGCCGCGCGCTGCTGGCCTACAAGGAACGCGGTCGTCGCGATCTCGCAGCGGACCTCGCCGGGCTGCTGGTGTCTCCGGTCGCGGTGGTGCTGCCGGCGTCGGCAACGCGGGTTCCCGGCGGTGTCCGGCTGGTACCCGCTCCGTCTCGTCCGGCTGCGGCCAGGGCCCGCGGTGGCGACCATGTCCTGCGGCTGTGCCGGGCGCTGGAGCCGCGACTCGCAGCGGCCGGGCTGCCGGCCCACACCGCCCCGCTCCTCGCACTCGCCCGGCGGGCCGGCGACTCGGTCGGGCTGGACGCCGCAGCCCGTGCAGCCAACCTGGCCGCGGCACTGCAGCCGGCGGGCCGCGGGTGGCGGACGGTCCCGCCGGACCCGCCGGGACCCGGGACTCCGGTGGTGCTGGTCGACGACGTGGTGACCACCGGCTCGACGCTGCGGGCCTGCCGGCGGGTCCTGCGCGGGCTCGGATGTGAACCGGTCGGGTCGGTGCTGCTGGCCGACGCCACCACACGCGGCGCTGTAGAGTGA
- a CDS encoding DoxX family membrane protein has protein sequence MLRTGAHPRMPWLAAVLRIVVGMLFVVYGLPKFTEHDGWVSSFGGWSLPESSLLVYATGAAEVLGGIALIAAAGGAAGTRIAAGVLALVMAGAVLFGGILGGNSGALTLAPALLLGCLAIAWSTTGPGQRRRSSS, from the coding sequence GTGCTGCGGACCGGGGCGCATCCGAGGATGCCCTGGCTCGCTGCGGTGCTGCGGATCGTGGTCGGGATGCTGTTCGTGGTGTACGGGCTGCCGAAGTTCACCGAGCACGACGGCTGGGTGAGCTCGTTCGGCGGCTGGTCGCTGCCGGAGTCGTCGCTGCTCGTGTACGCGACCGGCGCCGCGGAGGTGCTCGGCGGGATCGCGCTGATCGCCGCGGCGGGCGGTGCCGCGGGGACCCGGATCGCCGCCGGGGTGCTGGCGCTGGTGATGGCCGGCGCCGTGCTGTTCGGCGGGATCCTCGGCGGCAACTCGGGGGCACTGACCCTGGCCCCGGCGCTGCTGCTGGGTTGCCTGGCGATCGCCTGGTCGACGACCGGGCCGGGTCAGCGGCGGCGCAGCAGCTCGTAG
- a CDS encoding Rv3235 family protein, with product MTASTPPPSAPTVPAPRLPPAADDAPGAGAGGVLVARTAEEVPVDLPPGLVVVLPGGFRMRSGASPRRDPPEPPRVQVRPPGTTAPDAARTRARAAELVRLVREVLAGNRPAGQLAGVAAPPVLRYLRTAHPAPHRRRPAGRARAPGCGAHPDGPRRGYPLHVGQPHPDAAEICATVALAGRVRALTLRIDRTGGDTPWVVTAARLL from the coding sequence GTGACCGCCTCCACCCCACCGCCGTCCGCGCCCACCGTCCCCGCCCCCCGCCTGCCCCCGGCCGCCGACGACGCCCCCGGCGCGGGGGCCGGCGGTGTGCTGGTCGCCCGGACCGCGGAGGAGGTGCCGGTGGACCTGCCACCCGGCCTGGTCGTCGTGCTGCCGGGCGGGTTCCGGATGCGCTCCGGGGCGAGCCCGCGCCGGGATCCGCCCGAGCCGCCCCGGGTGCAGGTCCGGCCACCCGGGACCACCGCCCCGGACGCCGCCCGGACCAGAGCCCGGGCCGCGGAGCTGGTGCGGCTGGTCCGGGAGGTGCTCGCCGGGAACCGACCGGCCGGCCAGCTCGCCGGTGTCGCCGCACCGCCCGTGCTGCGCTACCTCCGGACAGCCCACCCGGCACCACACCGCAGGCGTCCGGCAGGCCGGGCACGGGCACCGGGCTGCGGGGCGCACCCGGACGGCCCACGCCGGGGGTATCCGCTGCACGTGGGGCAGCCGCACCCGGACGCCGCGGAGATCTGCGCGACCGTCGCACTCGCCGGCCGGGTGCGGGCACTCACGCTGCGGATCGACCGGACGGGCGGTGACACCCCCTGGGTCGTCACCGCCGCCCGGCTGCTGTGA
- a CDS encoding ABC transporter permease: MSRRAFLAVLRRDIFVTGKELPSFLAQVLVQPFFFLLVFVVVLGRGGFVAEGYGEIMLPGLIALNALFGALQSVTLPLVFELSWTREIDDRLLAPMPVWAVAVEKIVFAGLRGLVASLLMVPIGLLMVDVSWPAAGLPMALLMVVLGSLLGAAMGLTIGTAVPPRRINILFAVIFTPLLFTGSVQYPWLTLADLRWFQVLSALNPLTYVSEGLRAVLVPDVPHIPVWICVLVPVLAIVLFTLLGIRGFLRRALD, encoded by the coding sequence GTGAGCCGGCGCGCCTTCCTCGCGGTGCTGCGCCGCGACATCTTCGTCACCGGGAAGGAGCTGCCCTCCTTCCTCGCCCAGGTGCTGGTGCAGCCGTTCTTCTTCCTGCTGGTCTTCGTGGTCGTGCTGGGCCGCGGCGGCTTCGTCGCCGAGGGCTACGGCGAGATCATGCTCCCCGGGCTGATAGCGCTGAACGCGCTGTTCGGGGCGCTGCAGAGCGTCACGCTGCCGCTGGTGTTCGAGCTGTCGTGGACCCGGGAGATCGACGACCGGCTGCTGGCGCCGATGCCGGTGTGGGCGGTCGCCGTGGAGAAGATCGTCTTCGCCGGCCTGCGCGGGCTGGTGGCCAGCCTGCTGATGGTGCCGATCGGGTTGCTGATGGTCGACGTGTCGTGGCCGGCCGCCGGGCTCCCGATGGCGCTGCTGATGGTGGTGCTGGGCTCACTGCTCGGTGCCGCGATGGGCCTGACCATCGGGACCGCCGTCCCGCCGCGGCGGATCAACATCCTGTTCGCGGTGATCTTCACACCGCTGCTGTTCACCGGCTCGGTGCAGTACCCGTGGCTGACCCTCGCCGATCTGCGCTGGTTCCAGGTGCTGTCGGCGCTGAACCCGCTGACCTACGTCAGCGAGGGGCTCCGTGCGGTGCTGGTGCCGGACGTCCCGCACATCCCGGTGTGGATCTGTGTGCTGGTGCCGGTGCTGGCGATCGTGCTGTTCACGCTGCTCGGCATCCGCGGGTTCCTCCGCCGTGCGCTCGACTGA
- a CDS encoding antitoxin — protein MSFLDKAKELLGKHDDKVDQALNKAGDAAKKKFAGNEQHIDTATKFARERTGAGDTTAQQQGQQQPGQAPPPQGQQQPGQAPPPQGGQQPPPPQQ, from the coding sequence ATGAGTTTCCTGGACAAGGCCAAGGAACTGCTCGGCAAGCACGACGACAAGGTCGACCAGGCGCTGAACAAGGCCGGGGACGCGGCCAAGAAGAAGTTCGCCGGTAACGAGCAGCACATCGACACCGCCACCAAGTTCGCCCGCGAGCGGACCGGTGCCGGTGACACGACCGCTCAGCAGCAGGGTCAGCAGCAGCCGGGCCAGGCCCCGCCGCCGCAGGGCCAGCAGCAGCCCGGTCAGGCTCCGCCGCCGCAGGGCGGCCAGCAGCCTCCGCCCCCGCAGCAGTGA
- a CDS encoding ABC transporter ATP-binding protein, producing MGRAAVEVVDLVKRYPKADRNAVDGLSFEVAEGEIFGLLGPNGAGKTTTVGVLTTRVVPTSGTARVAGLDVLRDSVAVCAKLAVVPQRQNLDRSLGVRDNLVFHAAYHGVGRAERNRLADELLERMGLTDRAKAVADDLSGGQAQRIMIARALMHKPEVLFLDEPSTGLDPQARLFVHDYVLGLQQEGITVVLTTHDMDEAQKLSHRIGIVDHGKLLALDTPEALVRSLPGSGSIELTAEPGPHGIEPLRAELAGLADVARVEIPPARADGPEGTVALRLSVVCDPAMLLAPVVDLLGRHGATARDVRMGSATLEDVFIDLTGRDLR from the coding sequence ATGGGACGGGCCGCGGTCGAGGTCGTCGACCTGGTGAAGCGCTATCCGAAGGCGGACCGCAATGCGGTCGACGGCCTGTCCTTCGAGGTCGCCGAGGGGGAGATCTTCGGATTGCTCGGCCCGAACGGGGCCGGCAAGACGACCACCGTCGGCGTCCTCACGACCCGTGTCGTGCCGACGTCCGGGACCGCCCGGGTGGCGGGGCTGGACGTGCTGCGCGACTCGGTCGCGGTCTGCGCGAAGCTCGCCGTCGTGCCGCAGCGGCAGAACCTGGACCGCTCGCTCGGCGTTCGCGACAACCTGGTCTTCCACGCCGCTTACCACGGCGTCGGCCGCGCCGAGCGCAACCGCCTGGCCGACGAGCTGCTGGAACGGATGGGCCTGACCGACCGGGCGAAGGCGGTCGCCGACGACCTCTCCGGAGGTCAGGCGCAGCGCATCATGATCGCCAGGGCGCTCATGCACAAGCCCGAGGTGCTCTTCCTCGACGAGCCCTCGACCGGGCTGGACCCGCAGGCCCGGCTGTTCGTGCACGACTACGTCCTCGGCCTGCAGCAGGAGGGCATCACGGTGGTGCTCACCACCCACGACATGGACGAGGCGCAGAAGCTCTCGCATCGGATCGGCATCGTCGACCACGGCAAGCTGCTGGCACTCGACACCCCCGAGGCGCTGGTCCGCTCGCTGCCCGGCAGCGGGAGCATCGAACTCACCGCCGAGCCGGGGCCGCACGGCATCGAGCCGCTGCGGGCGGAGCTGGCCGGGCTGGCCGACGTCGCCCGGGTGGAGATCCCGCCGGCCCGCGCCGACGGCCCCGAGGGCACCGTCGCGCTGCGGTTGTCGGTGGTCTGCGACCCGGCGATGTTGCTGGCACCGGTCGTCGACCTGCTCGGCAGGCACGGCGCCACCGCCCGGGACGTGCGGATGGGGTCGGCCACGCTCGAGGACGTCTTCATCGACCTGACCGGACGGGACCTGCGGTGA
- a CDS encoding MarR family winged helix-turn-helix transcriptional regulator, with amino-acid sequence MPEEPHPRPPRPTGPDRWTTVAELLTRAGAGVSAYRRRRVAEHGLSHTGFAVLQAIEGTGGLVQRELAAHVRVGPTTLTPVLDALEDDGLVVRATVRADRRVRRVVITDAGRGRLLAARSAVRAPRVPDPPRAHAGAIREYLIAVIAAMEQDHRGQKL; translated from the coding sequence ATGCCCGAGGAGCCGCACCCCCGACCACCCCGCCCCACCGGCCCCGACCGGTGGACCACGGTCGCCGAACTGCTGACCCGCGCCGGGGCCGGGGTGTCCGCGTACCGGCGCCGCCGGGTCGCGGAGCACGGCCTGTCCCACACCGGGTTCGCGGTGCTGCAGGCGATCGAGGGGACCGGCGGGCTCGTCCAGCGTGAGCTGGCGGCCCACGTCCGGGTCGGCCCGACCACGCTCACCCCGGTGCTGGACGCGCTCGAGGACGACGGTCTCGTGGTGCGGGCGACGGTCCGCGCGGACCGTCGCGTCCGCCGCGTCGTGATCACCGACGCCGGCCGCGGCCGGCTGCTCGCAGCCCGCTCCGCCGTCCGGGCACCGCGGGTTCCGGATCCCCCGCGCGCGCACGCCGGGGCCATCCGCGAGTATCTGATCGCGGTGATCGCGGCCATGGAGCAGGATCACCGGGGGCAGAAGCTCTGA
- the secA gene encoding preprotein translocase subunit SecA, giving the protein MPFLSRLLRAGETKLVKRLGKIAAHIDGLEPEFEGLTDAQLRAKTDEFRQRLADGETLDDLLPEAFATVREAAQRTLGQRPFTVQLMGAGALHLGNVAEMGTGEGKTLTSTLAVYLNALEGKGVHVVTTNDYLAKRDSETMGRIHRWLGLTVGVILSEMTPVQRREQYGCDVTYGTNNEFGFDYLRDNMAWNVADMVQRGHNFAIVDEADSILIDEARTPLIISGPAEQSARWYQEFARLAPMLSKDIHYEVDERKRTVGITEEGVALIEDQLGIDNLYESANTPLVGYLNNAVKVKELFKKDKDYIVSNGEVLIVDEFTGRVLAGRRYNEGMHQAIEAKEGVEIKPENQTLATITLQNFFRLYDKISGMTGTAQTEAAELHEIYKMSVVSIPPNRPRVRADQPDLIYKTEAAKFEAVADDIAEKNANGQPVLIGTTSVEKSEYLAKLLLRRSVPHEVLNAKNHAREAAIIAQAGHAGAVTVATNMAGRGTDIMLGGNPEFLADLELRGQGLDPVETREEYEAAWDAVLDRMRKQVKAEADEVRAAGGLYVLGTERHESRRIDNQLRGRSGRQGDPGESRFYLSLGDELMRRFNGHVVESIMNRFNLPDDVPIEAKMVTRAIRSAQTQVEQQNFEIRKNVLKYDEVLNKQRKVIYDERRRVLDGEDVQRQTRNMLEDVVHGYVAGATAEGYAEDWDLEKLWTALRGLYPVSIDPNSLADDLDDLSADDLEKQILADAEHGYARREAEIDALIGAQGGMRELERQVLMQVIDRKWREHLYEMDYLKEGIGLRAMAQRDPVIEYQREGYDMFAAMLEGIKEETIGHLFNVVVQVQQPAAPVQEAEPETTEIPVVRRAPAEDPSESTVVLPNLFRTTPPQNLQYSGPGEDGGVARRGEGAAAGPGGRTGRYRAAAPRSAAPQNAAPQNQAPQNQAPQNPNGSGSGDGSVNRAERRRAEKANRRRR; this is encoded by the coding sequence GTGCCCTTCCTGAGTCGACTCCTCCGGGCCGGCGAGACCAAGCTGGTGAAGCGGCTCGGCAAGATCGCCGCGCACATCGACGGTCTGGAGCCCGAGTTCGAGGGCCTCACCGACGCGCAGCTGCGCGCGAAGACCGACGAGTTCCGGCAGCGGCTCGCCGATGGCGAGACCCTCGACGACCTGCTGCCCGAGGCGTTCGCGACGGTCCGTGAGGCGGCTCAGCGCACGCTGGGCCAGCGGCCCTTCACCGTGCAGCTGATGGGTGCCGGTGCGCTGCACCTGGGCAACGTGGCGGAGATGGGCACCGGTGAGGGCAAGACCCTGACCTCGACCCTGGCCGTCTACCTCAACGCCCTCGAGGGCAAAGGCGTGCACGTCGTCACCACGAACGACTACCTCGCCAAGCGCGACTCCGAGACGATGGGCCGGATCCACCGCTGGCTCGGTCTGACCGTCGGCGTGATCCTGTCGGAGATGACGCCGGTCCAGCGCCGCGAGCAGTACGGCTGCGACGTCACCTACGGCACGAACAACGAGTTCGGCTTCGACTACCTGCGCGACAACATGGCGTGGAACGTCGCGGACATGGTCCAGCGCGGCCACAACTTCGCGATCGTCGACGAGGCGGACTCGATCCTGATCGACGAGGCGCGCACCCCGCTGATCATCTCCGGTCCGGCCGAGCAGAGCGCCCGCTGGTACCAGGAGTTCGCGCGGCTCGCGCCGATGCTTTCCAAGGACATCCACTACGAGGTCGACGAGCGCAAGCGCACCGTCGGCATCACCGAGGAGGGTGTCGCGCTGATCGAGGACCAGCTCGGCATCGACAACCTCTACGAGTCCGCGAACACCCCGCTGGTCGGCTATCTGAACAACGCCGTCAAGGTGAAGGAGCTGTTCAAGAAGGACAAGGACTACATCGTCTCGAACGGTGAGGTCCTGATCGTCGACGAGTTCACCGGCCGGGTGCTCGCCGGGCGTCGCTACAACGAGGGCATGCACCAGGCGATCGAGGCCAAGGAAGGCGTCGAGATCAAGCCGGAGAACCAGACCCTGGCGACGATCACGCTGCAGAACTTCTTCCGGCTCTACGACAAGATCTCCGGCATGACCGGTACGGCCCAGACCGAGGCCGCCGAGCTGCACGAGATCTACAAGATGTCGGTCGTGTCGATCCCGCCGAACAGGCCGCGGGTGCGCGCCGACCAGCCGGACTTGATCTACAAGACGGAGGCCGCGAAGTTCGAGGCGGTCGCCGACGACATCGCGGAGAAGAACGCGAACGGTCAGCCCGTGCTGATCGGTACGACCAGCGTCGAGAAGTCCGAGTACCTGGCCAAGCTGCTGCTGCGGCGCTCCGTGCCGCACGAGGTGCTGAACGCGAAGAACCATGCCCGGGAGGCGGCGATCATCGCCCAGGCCGGGCACGCCGGGGCGGTCACCGTCGCGACCAACATGGCCGGTCGAGGCACCGACATCATGCTCGGCGGCAACCCGGAGTTCCTGGCCGACCTGGAGCTGCGCGGTCAGGGCCTCGACCCGGTCGAGACCCGCGAGGAGTACGAGGCCGCGTGGGACGCCGTCCTGGACCGGATGCGCAAGCAGGTCAAGGCCGAAGCCGACGAGGTTCGCGCGGCGGGCGGGCTCTACGTGCTCGGCACCGAGCGGCACGAGTCGCGCCGGATCGACAACCAGCTGCGCGGACGTTCCGGTCGTCAGGGCGACCCCGGCGAGTCGCGGTTCTACCTCTCGCTCGGTGACGAGCTGATGCGCCGGTTCAACGGGCACGTGGTCGAGTCGATCATGAACCGGTTCAACCTGCCGGACGACGTGCCGATCGAGGCCAAGATGGTCACCCGTGCCATCCGGAGCGCACAGACGCAGGTCGAGCAGCAGAACTTCGAGATCCGGAAGAACGTCCTCAAGTACGACGAGGTCCTCAACAAGCAGCGCAAGGTCATCTACGACGAGCGCAGGCGGGTGCTCGACGGCGAGGACGTGCAGCGCCAGACCCGCAACATGCTCGAGGACGTGGTCCACGGCTACGTCGCAGGGGCGACCGCCGAGGGCTACGCCGAGGACTGGGACCTGGAGAAGCTCTGGACCGCGCTGCGCGGCCTCTACCCGGTCTCGATCGACCCGAACTCGCTCGCCGATGACCTCGACGATCTCTCCGCCGACGACCTGGAGAAGCAGATCCTGGCCGACGCCGAGCACGGCTACGCGCGGCGCGAGGCCGAGATCGATGCGCTGATCGGCGCGCAGGGCGGGATGCGTGAGCTCGAGCGCCAGGTGCTGATGCAGGTCATCGACCGCAAGTGGCGCGAGCACCTCTACGAGATGGACTACCTCAAGGAGGGCATCGGGCTACGGGCGATGGCCCAGCGCGACCCGGTGATCGAGTACCAGCGCGAGGGCTACGACATGTTCGCCGCGATGCTCGAGGGCATCAAGGAGGAGACGATCGGGCACCTGTTCAACGTCGTGGTGCAGGTGCAGCAGCCGGCTGCGCCGGTCCAGGAGGCCGAGCCGGAGACGACCGAGATCCCGGTGGTCCGGCGGGCGCCCGCGGAGGACCCGAGCGAGAGCACCGTCGTCCTGCCGAACCTGTTCCGCACGACCCCGCCGCAGAACCTGCAGTACAGCGGGCCCGGCGAGGACGGCGGGGTCGCCCGGCGGGGCGAGGGTGCTGCCGCCGGACCGGGCGGCCGGACCGGTCGCTACCGGGCGGCCGCACCCCGGAGCGCAGCGCCGCAGAACGCAGCGCCGCAGAATCAGGCCCCGCAGAACCAGGCGCCGCAGAACCCGAACGGCAGCGGCTCGGGTGACGGCAGCGTCAACCGCGCCGAGCGCCGTCGCGCGGAGAAGGCGAACCGCAGGCGCCGCTGA
- the hpf gene encoding ribosome hibernation-promoting factor, HPF/YfiA family yields MEIVVTGRNVQVPDHFRGLVEEKLTRLERHDHKIVGMEVELFHEPNRRQQKSCQRVEITGRGGCGAVARAEASAPDFYAALDMAVSKLAERLRRSHDRRKPSRRDRVHASRVAADASAVALMEAAPPTTDTIPGPRSHGESLPGTEREQLDRLEEQWAAEYVPGRVVREKTHQADPMTVDEALSRMELVGHDFYLFSDSDSGHASVVYRRHGYDYGVIRLGG; encoded by the coding sequence GTGGAAATCGTTGTCACCGGCCGGAACGTCCAGGTGCCGGACCACTTCCGCGGTCTGGTCGAAGAGAAGCTGACCCGTCTGGAACGCCACGACCACAAGATCGTCGGGATGGAGGTGGAGCTCTTCCACGAACCGAACCGTCGACAGCAGAAATCCTGCCAGCGGGTGGAGATCACCGGTCGCGGCGGCTGTGGTGCCGTCGCCCGCGCCGAGGCCTCGGCGCCCGATTTCTACGCCGCCCTCGACATGGCCGTCAGCAAGCTCGCCGAGCGGCTCCGCCGTTCGCACGATCGCCGCAAGCCCAGCCGCCGCGACCGCGTGCACGCCTCCAGGGTCGCCGCGGACGCCTCCGCCGTCGCGCTGATGGAAGCGGCACCGCCCACCACCGACACGATCCCGGGACCCCGCTCGCACGGCGAGTCCCTCCCCGGCACCGAGCGCGAGCAGCTCGACCGGCTCGAGGAGCAGTGGGCCGCGGAGTACGTGCCCGGCCGCGTCGTACGCGAGAAGACCCACCAGGCGGACCCGATGACGGTCGACGAGGCGCTGTCCCGGATGGAGCTCGTCGGTCACGACTTCTACCTCTTCTCCGACAGCGACTCCGGCCATGCCTCGGTGGTCTACCGGCGGCACGGCTACGACTACGGAGTGATCCGGCTCGGCGGCTGA
- a CDS encoding alpha-hydroxy acid oxidase translates to MVRRRIPRPSELAPLLRPAPVTLDRTAVRLARAASIGDLRLLARKRAPRAVFDYTDGAAEDEIGLRRARDAWASVEFTPSVLRDVSRIDTGTDVLGGRSALPFALAPTGFTRMMHTAGERAVAAVAARSGIPYTLSTMGSTTIEGVADAGAGGRRWFQLYLWRDRSFAHDLVARAAAAGYDTLMLTVDTPVGGNRRRDVRNGLSIPPALSLRTFLDGARHPRWWFDLLTTEPLAFESLASGGGSPFEVINRVFDPALSMDDVAWLRANWPGKLVVKGVQSVTDARRVADAGADGVLLSNHGGRQLDRAPVPVELIEPVVQELGDDAEVLVDTGIMHGGDVVAAVALGARAALVGRAYLYGLMAGGEAGVARAVEILRGEVERTMQLIGVTRVADLRPEHARLRSSISDAAHPNEGRAAGAESG, encoded by the coding sequence ATGGTCCGCCGTCGCATCCCGCGCCCGTCCGAGCTCGCACCGCTGCTCCGGCCCGCACCCGTCACGCTCGACCGCACCGCGGTCCGGCTGGCCCGCGCGGCGAGCATCGGTGATCTGCGGCTGCTCGCCCGCAAGCGGGCCCCGCGGGCGGTATTCGACTACACCGACGGCGCCGCCGAGGACGAGATCGGCCTGCGCCGGGCGCGCGACGCGTGGGCGTCGGTCGAGTTCACGCCGAGCGTGCTGCGCGACGTCTCCCGGATCGACACCGGCACCGACGTCCTCGGGGGCCGGTCGGCGCTGCCGTTCGCGCTGGCACCCACCGGTTTCACCAGGATGATGCACACCGCGGGCGAGCGGGCGGTCGCAGCCGTCGCGGCCCGGTCCGGGATCCCCTACACGCTCTCGACGATGGGATCGACGACGATCGAGGGTGTCGCCGACGCCGGGGCCGGCGGCCGCCGCTGGTTCCAGCTCTACCTGTGGCGGGACCGCTCGTTCGCGCACGATCTCGTCGCACGGGCGGCGGCCGCCGGGTACGACACGCTGATGCTGACCGTCGACACCCCGGTGGGCGGCAACCGCCGCCGCGACGTCCGCAACGGTCTGTCGATCCCGCCCGCCCTGTCGCTGCGGACCTTCCTCGACGGCGCCCGTCATCCGCGCTGGTGGTTCGATCTGCTGACCACCGAGCCACTGGCCTTCGAGAGCCTCGCCTCGGGCGGTGGGTCCCCGTTCGAGGTGATCAACCGGGTGTTCGATCCGGCCCTGAGCATGGACGACGTCGCCTGGCTGCGCGCGAACTGGCCGGGGAAGCTGGTGGTCAAGGGCGTCCAGTCGGTGACCGACGCGCGCCGGGTCGCCGACGCGGGCGCGGACGGTGTGCTGCTGTCCAACCACGGCGGCCGCCAGCTGGACCGGGCCCCGGTTCCGGTCGAGCTGATCGAGCCGGTGGTCCAGGAGCTCGGTGACGACGCCGAGGTGCTCGTCGACACCGGGATCATGCACGGCGGCGACGTGGTCGCGGCCGTCGCGCTCGGGGCGCGCGCGGCGCTGGTGGGCCGGGCCTATCTGTACGGGCTGATGGCCGGCGGCGAGGCCGGGGTGGCGCGGGCGGTGGAGATCCTGCGCGGCGAGGTGGAGCGCACGATGCAACTGATCGGGGTGACCCGGGTGGCGGACCTCCGGCCGGAGCACGCACGGCTCCGTTCGTCGATCAGCGACGCTGCTCACCCGAATGAGGGACGTGCTGCGGGTGCGGAGAGCGGCTGA